One window of the Shewanella cyperi genome contains the following:
- the truD gene encoding tRNA pseudouridine(13) synthase TruD has translation MNELTFLHGAPSVSADIRSRNSDFVVQEILPFLPSGDGEHHLLHVRKDGLNTVQVAEMLARFAKVHPKEVTFAGQKDKNAVTEQWFGVRIPGKDTPAWTELNSEQLTILSSARHNKKLRTGALSGNRFTLTLRNVSDMGALEARLSLIAQSGVPNYYGEQRFGHDGRNLVQARQMFQGRKVKDRNKRSIYLSAARSMLFNEVVSGRLARIGLELLDGDCVMLAGSRSFFVAEQWDETLKGRLAEGDIQLSAPQWGRGQQLSQGAAAALETELLEAFTLERDGLEQAGLEQERRPLLLKPEALSHKVDGDTLVLDFILPAGSFATSVLRELCQYTDVQEQAWREAVANKAEEADVPAGQ, from the coding sequence ATGAACGAATTGACCTTCCTCCATGGCGCACCCTCTGTCAGCGCCGATATTCGCAGCCGCAACAGCGACTTTGTCGTGCAGGAGATCCTGCCATTCTTGCCCAGCGGCGATGGTGAGCATCATTTGCTGCACGTGCGCAAGGATGGCCTCAACACAGTGCAGGTCGCCGAAATGTTGGCCAGGTTTGCCAAGGTGCATCCCAAGGAAGTGACCTTCGCCGGTCAGAAGGACAAGAACGCCGTGACCGAGCAATGGTTTGGTGTGCGTATTCCCGGCAAGGACACGCCGGCATGGACAGAACTCAACAGCGAGCAGCTGACCATTTTGAGTTCAGCCCGTCACAACAAAAAGCTGCGTACCGGCGCCCTCAGCGGCAACCGCTTTACCCTGACATTGCGCAATGTTTCGGACATGGGGGCCCTGGAAGCGCGGCTGTCTTTGATAGCCCAAAGTGGCGTGCCAAATTATTACGGTGAGCAGCGCTTCGGCCACGACGGTCGCAACCTGGTGCAGGCCAGACAGATGTTCCAGGGCCGCAAGGTTAAGGACAGGAACAAGCGCAGTATCTACCTGTCGGCGGCGCGATCCATGCTGTTTAACGAGGTGGTGTCAGGGCGTTTGGCGCGCATTGGTCTGGAACTGCTCGACGGCGACTGTGTGATGCTCGCCGGCAGCCGCAGTTTCTTTGTTGCCGAGCAGTGGGATGAGACCCTCAAGGGCCGTCTCGCCGAAGGCGATATTCAGTTGTCGGCGCCCCAGTGGGGCAGAGGGCAACAGCTGAGCCAAGGTGCGGCAGCGGCGCTGGAAACCGAGCTGCTCGAGGCTTTTACGCTGGAGCGTGATGGCTTGGAGCAGGCCGGACTGGAGCAGGAGCGTCGCCCCCTGTTGCTCAAGCCCGAGGCCCTGTCCCACAAGGTTGATGGCGATACCCTGGTACTGGATTTCATCCTGCCCGCCGGCAGCTTCGCCACCAGTGTATTGCGGGAGCTGTGTCAATACACGGACGTGCAGGAGCAGGCCTGGCGCGAGGCCGTAGCGAATAAGGCGGAGGAAGCCGATGTTCCTGCTGGTCAGTAA
- the ispF gene encoding 2-C-methyl-D-erythritol 2,4-cyclodiphosphate synthase, giving the protein MKFRIGHGFDVHKFGGNKPLMLGGVQVPYECGLIAHSDGDVVLHAICDALLGAMALGDIGRHFPDTDEAWKGADSRKLLRHCMGLARDKGYCLGNLDVTIIAQAPKMASHINAMRAVLAADLQAELDDINVKATTTEKLGFTGRKEGIAVEAVVLMLPASC; this is encoded by the coding sequence ATGAAATTCAGAATTGGCCACGGCTTTGATGTGCACAAATTTGGTGGCAATAAGCCGCTGATGCTGGGAGGCGTGCAGGTGCCCTATGAATGTGGCCTGATAGCTCACTCGGATGGCGATGTGGTGCTGCACGCCATTTGTGATGCCCTGCTGGGGGCCATGGCCCTTGGCGACATAGGCAGGCACTTTCCCGATACCGATGAGGCCTGGAAGGGCGCCGACAGCCGCAAACTGCTGCGCCACTGCATGGGATTGGCGAGGGACAAGGGTTACTGTTTGGGAAATCTGGATGTGACCATTATCGCCCAGGCCCCAAAAATGGCGTCCCATATAAATGCGATGCGTGCCGTACTGGCCGCGGATTTACAGGCCGAACTTGATGATATCAATGTCAAGGCGACCACCACCGAGAAGCTGGGTTTTACCGGCCGCAAGGAAGGCATTGCTGTTGAAGCCGTGGTGCTGATGCTGCCTGCCTCCTGCTAA